The Lynx canadensis isolate LIC74 chromosome A2, mLynCan4.pri.v2, whole genome shotgun sequence DNA segment TTAAGCAGTTGTACAACACAGGATCCTTTCTCTAGAATTAGTCATTTAATTCTTACTTGTCTCAATCCCCATACGTCCCAATACCAATATGTCccaaaatatttcatatctttACATCACTAAGACTTACTAAAAGTATTCCAATCCCCGTATCTCCACTCTAGATTGGCTCTGTGGCAAAGAGTATATAACATTGTACGTACTTTGCACTAGCAATGGGGCCAGCAGAGAAAAaccagcagagaaaggagaaccatAGAATATTTAAAGTGCATACAGCCATTGCGTCAAGAAATTACACAAAATATAGGAAAATCTCTACAACAGTTGATAAAGAAACAAAGTGAGCATCTGCCCCTTGGGACTGATTATGCCAGatgcctccccaccccttcttcccACATTCTTCCTTCCCTAGGAAATACATCCTCAAAAATGCATTGTAGGAGAATTAATTGAAGGATACAGAGCTATAAACATGTGTGTATTACCTTTCTTTAATCATCCCACTTCCCAAGGATATTCCTCCATGGTTCAAGAGGGGAACCATCACAAACTGAGGAAAGAGATTCTAGTGTGCAGAGAATaggtttcatttttatctgtCTTGTCTTCTCCAACAGCACAGATTGGAGGTTGTACAAAACTGATCTTTGAAAAGATGATAATTATAAGAGAGGAGCTAGGGTTTCTAGGTTAGTGAATAATTTATACTGAAGACATTGCCACCCAAAACTGATGTAGAGAGATTTAATCCTTTACCAGTCGACAGCAGCGTTTCATACCATCCCGAAGGGCCTCTTTGACTTTGTCATTCCTCAGGGTGAAGATGAAAGGGTTCAGGAAAGGGGTTACCACAGAAATAAACAGGGAAACTATCTTGTTGTACTCAGCAGCCTGTGTTTGCTTAGGTTTCACATAGAGGAACAAGCAACTGCCATAGCCGATCACAACAAAGGTGAAGTGAGAAGCACACGTAGAGAAGGCTTTCCTCCGGCCCGAGGCTGTGGGGATCTTGAGGATGGTAGAGATGATGTAGGTGTAGGAGACTATTGTTGGGGTCAGTGAACCAATGATAATGACAACAGCCATTAAGAAGAGAACAAACTCTGTGAAAAGAGTGTCACCACAGGATAGTTTGAGCAGTTGCCCACGTTCACAAAAAAAGTGGTCTAACAGATTTGACTTGCAGAAGGTAAATTGAAATGTGGCATAGACTGGCCATATTTCAGAGAGGAACCCAAACACCCATGACACAATGACCACCCAGATGCAGGTGTGGCTGTTCATAATGATGTTGTACCTCAAAGGGTTACAGACAGCCACATAACGATCCACAGCCATTGCTCCCAGTAACACAAACTCTGTGGTCCCCACAGCAAGGTACAGGAAGAGCTGGGTGACACATGCAGCCAGAGATACTGTGTGCATCCCAGGAAGCAGCAATCCCCAAAGCAGCATGGGCACAGTAATAGTTGTGATCATGATCTCCAAGGCAGACAAATGAccaaggaagaaatacatgggagACTGCAGACGTTTATCCACACAAACAATCACAATGATGACTGTGTTTCCCATTAATGTCACtgagtagaagaaaaagaatatggcaAAAAGAATGTGGTGTAGTTCTTGGGACCCAGGAAAGCCTAGAAGGCAGAATTCAGTAGCACTAGAAATATTCCTCATCATATACTCCTTTTTTCTGCTCCTTGTAAAATCTAGACATCAGAGACTGGTAACATGGCTCCACATAGTCCTGTTctccaaagagaaggaagacaggttaggatgagaaaatattttcaactgaaAACCTGGTGACATGCCCGACTGCAATGCTCTGTACAAGGTCAGACATAAATGTGATCACCTTCAATCTAGCACAAGTCTGCCTGTCTGGAATAGGGGAAGACTCCTGAATCTCTACTGAGGATAAGAAAACGTTCTCTGTCTTTTTACACCACAGGATAGGCCTTCTCTCCAGGGACAGAGGATAAGAGTGTCTAAACTGACCACTTATGAAGCTGTGTTGATCAGCCACACCAGTCCGGGGACCGTGTCATTCTTCTTATGTTAACTGTAGCAGATGACATAAGGGTGTTCTAGGTGATGGTCAAATCATGGAACATTGAACCCTACACGTCATCCTTACTGGTATTGTCTAGACCCAACTTGGGGTAGTAGAAAAGCAGCAGAGGACTAAGACCAACACCCCTGCTCTCCCCAGAGTGTAAACTTCCATGGTACAGAGCAGACACATCTACAAATGAGAGCTCTGGAGCTTTCTGGAGATCATTTCCCAGGGCAGAATCATTCTTCCCTAAACCCATGTGCTTTGCAAAATGTCAGGAGAGAGGAAAGGTGGCACCTGTCCCTAACAAGGATAGATCTGAGGCCAGTAGCCCCTGTGGATGTCTGGATCTTGACCTCTCACTTTATTCATCCCAttactcaaatgtcatctcctcagagGATTCTATCCAGTAACCCTACACCAATTAGGAATAACTTGTTCATTTTTGGACTTTACCATTCTTTGTAGCACTTTTTATTACCTGATATGATATGTATACTAATTTCATTCCTTCATTGAACATTAAGCAAATTCAGCAGTGGatagaacaaacaaaaattcctgcCCTGTGGAGCTCACATTCAAGGGGAGGGTGGATGCCAGATTATATACAAGACAAGTAAGTACAATTATGATGCTAGTCTATTCATCATGCTGGAATAAATATAAGGCAAGGAAGAAGGACAGGAAATCTAATTTCATGTATTCACAGTTCATCTATGatactagaatataaactctatGAAGGCAAggacatgtatatatatatatatatatatatatatatatatatatatatatattattattgagCTATAATGTCATGCTGATAAATTTTCCTACATGATGGTTGCTTGGATGTGTGCTATATGGTTAAATAGTACTTGATGCTCATTAAAGTAGTTGGGCCATACCCCGTGGAGCCTACTCTTCTTGACTTGCTTTCATGGCTCACATTACCATTTTCCCTTCCTCACTTTCCTTATTCATGTCACCTCCTCTAAGCTTCTGTGGGCTGGAATGATGGGAAAACAGGTCAAGGACAGGACTGTTGGGATAGCTCTCAGTGATCTACATTTTTATAATGTCTATATAATGAGCACTAgctgaaaaaaatacagaagaatgttAGCGGTGACTGTTCTTAGTACTGGGACAGAGAAGAATTGAATCTGCTCTCTGCTGTGTAGAGAGGATTTGGAGATGAGCCTCTCAATTCTGCTGCTCCACTATTCTACCCCTCAGAAGCTAGGCCTCCTTCTTGCAGGCAGCCAAGCCCAGAACTCTATACTTGATCTTCTCCTACTGATTCCTTGGCAGAAAGCAACTGTGAGAAGACACTCACCTTCATGGAGTGGTCTCTCCACCACTTCTCAGGCTCTCCAGGACTCAGCTAAGGCTAACTCCTATCTAGTTACTGCTCAGGAGCCAGAGCAACTTTCTTGGGAGGAGCTTAggaaaaagcccagaaataacaGCGTTCGGGGAACTgagggtttctctctctcactaccCTCACTACCCTCCTTCCCAAGAGGACTTAGTCACTGAGGTACCTGTTCTTAATTAGGACGCCAGGTTCAGGGCGTCCCTAAGCAATCAGACTGCggaaagcaaaacaaactttTAGTATTCCCATTTTTGACCAATTGTCAGAACTTTCGAAACTTTTTGCTTAATGAGGACACCTGAAATCTCACCAATCACAGGTTTTCAATACCAAGACTGCCTCCTCAAAGGCCCCAAGTCTAGGTTTCAAGAAGACATCTCGGACTCTAAGCAGATGATCCCTTCTGCCCCTATATCCTAGACTCTTCCCTGATTCTTTTAGCTATTCAGAGAAAACAAGCATCTCCCAGCCCCCAGTAGGACACATTACAATTGACATCTAAAATGTGCACCAATATCTTAAAGCATGCATGTTGGTCCCAGACAGTCCTAACTTCACCAGAAATCCCCTACAAAGTCTGTTTCCTCCTTCACTCATTTCATAGAGAGGCCCCTGCTCCTAACTCTGAGGACCTTCCAGAAAACTGGGGAGAGTTTCTGCCTCCAAATTGTACTTCACTCTCTGCTATTGTCTCAGGTTTCCACTCTTCAAAACACACATGCATCTGTATGCATTCAAGCAAGattcttacatttatttctatggTGTGTCCATGTTTGCCAGCTGGGCACTTCAAAGTGGGGACAGCATAAGGACAGCCAATGTAGGCAGTTATATTTACAACCTGAAACAACTGACAAATGTAAATTGTAAATCTGCTTTATACTAGAGTGAGACAGAAAAAGTGGCAgctacaaaacatttatttagatttgAGATTTCATTTGAAGAATACCTGCTAAATCTGAGAATATCACCAGGTGAAAAAGGGTATAAATTGGGGACAATCATCCTAACCATGTCTGACATTGCCCTAGCCCAACAAGATTGCCATATAATCTTGGAAAAATTTCCTAAGCATGTATCTgcatatttttaacagaaaatgcTGTGGATATCTTGTATGGCATTTTATCTCTCACTTCTCAAAATAATCCATGGGTATACAGTCAATCTatgagaaaggaggcaagaatatgcaatgtgaaaagaaagtttcttcaataactggtgctgggaaaagtggacaacTCATGTGAAAGAGGGAAGTGGACTTctttcttacaccacatacaaaaataagttcaaaatggattaaacacaaaatgtgagacctgaaaccataaaatccttagaagaaaacataggcagtaatctctgacttcagccttagcaacatttttccagatatatctcctcaggcaagggaaacaaaagcaaaaataaattattggtaccacaccaaaataaaaagattttgcacagcaaaggaaaccatcagctaAATGAAAAGGTatcctactgaatggaagaacatacctgcaaatgatatatctgataaaggatgaatatcaaaatatattttaaaaacgtATACGATTCAACACCAAAagcccccaaataatccaatttcaaaataggcagaggacctgagtagacatttttcaaagaagacgtaaaaatggccaacagacatgaaaagatggtcagcaTCACTAGTcgccagggaaatgcaaatcaaaacccaatgaggggcgcctgggtcactcagtgggttgggtgtccgactttggctcaggtcatgatttcacagtgcgtgggttcgagccctgcatcgagctctgtgctgacagctcagagcctggagcccacttgggattctgtgtctccctctctgccccctccctcactcatacttgcgctctctctcgctctctctctctctctcaaaaataaataaacattaaaaaaaattttttaaacccacaatgagatattatcccacacctgtcagagtaactggaaacaacaaaacaaaacaacaagaaataacaagttctGGCAAGCATATGGAGAAAATACAACCCTGCTGTACTactggtaagaatgtaaattggtatagccactgtggaaaacagtatggaagttcctcagaagtttaaaaatagaaatatgatatGATCCAGTAACCCCACcactaggtattcacccaaagaaaccaaaagcactaattaaaaacaacacatatgaaaaaaaaaaaaaagaaaagaaaaaaaaaaaacaaagaaaaaagaaagaaaaaaaagaaaaaaaaaaagaaaaaaagaaaaaaaaaggaaaaaaaaaaaaaaacaaaaaaaaacaaaacaacacatatgctcccctatgtttattgcagcaatTCTTCaattgccaagatatggaagctacctaagtgtccatcagtagacgaatagataaagacaatgtggtacacacacacacacacacacacacacacacacacacacacgggcgcacacatagaatattactcagccataaaaaaaatgagatcttgcttTGTtgttgtgacaacatagatggacttagaggattttatgctaagtgaaataaatcggacagagaaagacaaatactgtaacaTTTCACTATGTgggatcaaaaacaaaaacaaatagaacaaacaaacaaaagtagaaacagatgcataaatacagagaacaaatagtGCCTGCCAGAGGAGATGCGGACAGAgattgggcaaaatgggtaaaggggagtgtgtgatacaggctttcagttatggacTAAGTTGTTAGGATGAAtggtacagcatagagaatatagtcaatggtactgtaatggTGTGTCATAGTGTTGTATGATGATAGACGGTAGCTACaattgtggtgaacatagcataatgtgtagagttgaaatcactatgttgtatccctaaaactaatataacattgtgtgtcaattatacctcaataaaataaaacaaaaatatacacttTAACCCAAAATTTAAGAGGATAATTTCTCCTATCAACacattttggctttcttttttaaaaatttttttgcatagTACTCCATATGAATGCCCCATTCTTTATTAGCTAGACTCTTGATCAATTTTGCCTGTTGTTTACGTTTttaccatttagcccatttaGTCCTTTACCCATTAattatccccccacccacaacccctccagcgaccctcaggttgttctccacatttaagagtcttctatgttttgtccccctccctgtttttttttaattatttttgcttctcttgccttatgttcatctgttttgtatcgtagattccacatatgagtgaagtcatatgatatttgaatttctctgactgacttatctcactcagcataatacactctagttccatccatgttgttacaaatggcaagatttcatttttttgattgccaagaaatactccattgtatatgtatatataccacatctccttaatccattcatctgttaatggacatttgggctctctccatactttgactattgtcggtagcgctgctataaacattgaggtgcatgtgttccttcaaaacagcacacctgtatcccttggataaatacctaatagtgcaattgctgggttgtatggtagttctatttttaattttttgaggaacctccatactgttttccagagtggctgcaccagtttgcatccccaccagcaatgcaaaagagatcctctctctctctgcatcctcaccaacatctgccgttgcctgatttgttaatattcgccattctgactggtg contains these protein-coding regions:
- the LOC115500922 gene encoding olfactory receptor 9A4-like; translation: MMRNISSATEFCLLGFPGSQELHHILFAIFFFFYSVTLMGNTVIIVIVCVDKRLQSPMYFFLGHLSALEIMITTITVPMLLWGLLLPGMHTVSLAACVTQLFLYLAVGTTEFVLLGAMAVDRYVAVCNPLRYNIIMNSHTCIWVVIVSWVFGFLSEIWPVYATFQFTFCKSNLLDHFFCERGQLLKLSCGDTLFTEFVLFLMAVVIIIGSLTPTIVSYTYIISTILKIPTASGRRKAFSTCASHFTFVVIGYGSCLFLYVKPKQTQAAEYNKIVSLFISVVTPFLNPFIFTLRNDKVKEALRDGMKRCCRLVKD